A segment of the Candidatus Cloacimonadota bacterium genome:
GCGAGCCCAGCAGCGTGGAATTCTGCCACCGCGTGGGCATGAGCTACGTGAGCTGCTCACCCTACCGCGTGCCGATCGCCAGGCTGGCCGCGGCCATGGCAGCCATCCGCTAAAGCAATAACACCGTATGAGATACAGCGCCGGAGACTTGGCTCTCCGGCGTTTTTTCATGCCTGTGTTCCGGGTTTGGAGCCCTGCCAGCCAAAAAAGTGGTTGACCGTTTTGGAGAGGATCGATTTTATGGAATTGTGAGGTGAACATGAACGACGAAATTTTTGCAGGACAGGATGTTTCCGACGCCGAGCGGGAAGAGCTGGACGAACGCATCGTGGACCTGGATGATGACAAGCTGAAGTTTTACGAGAAGCTGCGCAAAAAAGCCAGGGACTGGACGAACGAGAAGACGGGCAAAGCCGGCAACAAGCTGGCCGAATACCTTTTTCTGCTGCCGGATTTCTTCATTCTGGTGAGCCGCGTCGCGCTCGACAAACGGGTGCCCACCAAGCGCAAACTGATGCTGGGGGGGATCGTGGCCTACGTGATGCTGCCCCTGGACATCATTCCGGATTTCATTCCCATCCTGGGTTCGGTGGACGACCTGGTGCTGGTGGTGATGGGGCTGAACATGCTGCTCAACGAAGTTGACCAGAAAGTGCTGGAAGACAACTGGAGCGGCGAGGGCGACGTTTTGCACCTGATGCAGAAGATCACCGCCACGGCCGAGAAATTTTTGGACCAAAAAGTGCTGGCCCGCATCAAGAAGTGGCTCAAGATCAAGTAGGCGCGTGCACAAACTTCTGATCGCCTCCCGGAATCCGGACAAGATCGCCGAGCTCCGCGCGCTGCTGGCCGGAACGGCAATGGAGGTCTTTTCCCTGCTCGATTTTGAGGACCTTCCCGCCACGCTGGAGGACCAGGACACCCTGCGCGGCAACGCGGCCAAGAAAGCCCTGGAAGCGGCGAAGCACACCGGAATGCTCTGCCTGGCCGACGACACGGGCCTGTTCATCGATGCCCTGGACGGCCAGCCCGGGATCTACGCCGCCCGCTTTGCCGGCGAGCATTGCAGCTATAAAGACAACCGGGACAAGGCTTTGCGGATGCTGGAAGGCGTCTCCGACCGCCGCGCGGAGTTTCGCACCTGCGCGGTCCTGGCCGCCCCGGACGGAGTGGTGGCATTCACCGAAGGCATCATGCCGGGTTCCATCTCCACCAGTGAACGCGGCAGCAACGGCTTTGGCTATGACTCCATCTTCATTCCGGAGCCGGGAGAACGCAGCTACGCCGAGATGACCGACACCGAAAAGAACGCGCATTCCCACCGGGCCAAGGCTTTGGAAGCCATGCTGCCCATCCTGAAAGATATCATGGAATCAGATAAGGAGGTTAACATGATCGAACCCCAGGTATTCCGCCAATACGACATTCGCGGCATAGTTGACGAAGAACTGAACGAAGAATCATACTACTTGATAGGCAAAGGTTTTGGCAGCTATCTGCGCCAGCAAGGCCTGAAAACGATAGCCCTGGGCGGCGACGCCCGGCTTACCACCCCGAAAATGATGCAGGCCTTTGTGAAAGGGGCTTTGGAGACGGGCTGCGACATCACCGACATCGGCATAGTGGCCACTCCCGTGCTCTACTACGCCATTTGGAAGCTGAAAACCGACGCCGGCGCCATGGTCACCGCCAGCCACAATCCCTCCCAGTACAATGGCTGCAAACTTAATCTGGGACTGGGTTCCGTTTACGCGGAAGAGCTGCAGAAGGTGCTGAAGATCATCCAAGCCGGCGATTTTGCCAGCGGCGCGGGCAGATATGCCAAAGACGACTCGGTGAACGCTGATTACATCGACTACATCACCGCCAACATCCATCTGGAGCGGCCGGTGAAGGTGGCGATCGACGGCGGCAATGGCATGGGCGGGCCCTATCTGCCGGAGATCCTTTCCCGGCTGGGCTGCGAACTCATCGAAATGTATTGCGAGCCAGACGGCACTTTCCCGAACCACCATCCGGACCCCACCGTGGCCAAGAACATGGTGGACCTCGCCCGGGCCGTGGTGGAAGCGGAATACGAACTGGGCATAGGCCTGGACGGTGACGCGGACCGCATCGGCGTGGTGGATGAAAAGGGCAAAATGCTCTTCGGTGACCAGATCCTGAACATCCTGGCCCGCGACTATCTGAAGACAAACCAGGGCAAGACCATCATCGCCGACGTGAAATGCTCCAAAAACCTCTACGACGACATCCGCAAGCATGGAGGCGTGCCCATGATGTATAAAACCGGCCACGCCAACATCAAGATGAAGATGAAGGAAATCGGGGTGGATTTCGCCGGCGAGATGAGTGGCCACGTGTTTCTGGGTGACCGCTATCTGGGCTTCGATGACGCCATCTACGTAAGCTGCCGCCTGATCGAGATTGTTTCCCAAACCGACGCCCCCGTAAGCACTTACCTGGCCGACCAGCCAAAGATGTACAACACCCCGGAACTGCATCTGAAATGCGCCGACGAGCGGAAATTCGAGGTGGTGGCCAGGGTCTGCGAGGAATTCAAGGCCGAGGGATACGACGTGAACGACATCGACGGCGCCCGCATCACCTTCAGCGATGGCTGGGGACTGGTTCGCGCCTCAAACACCACCCCGGTGCTGGTAACCCGCTTCGAGGCGGAATCCGAAGCCCGCATGCACGAGATCCAGGCCTTGATCGAAGGAAAGATCAACAAGTATCTCTGAGCCTGCTCCAAAGCTCTGAAAACCCGGCGCCAAGCGGTTCCGGGTTTTCTCTTGCCTTTTGTTGCCAGGTTCGGGCCGGGGGCAGGCCGGCAGGGGAAAAAGAGAGCCTGAAAGATAATGCTTTACAAAATATACGCCCGGGTATAGCAGGCGTGCAGATGAAAATTTTTAAGGGAAACACCCTTGACTGGCAGTACCAAGTACAGACAAAGGACTAGCAGGATGAAGACAGCAAAGTTCAGGGCGAGGCTGAAGAAGATCAATCTGAGAAAGTTGATCAGCTTTCATCTGATCGCCTGGTTGGGCACGCTGGTGAACCTCGCTGTTCTGTGGCTAACCCACGGCGTCCTGAAGATGCCCCTGCTGATCGCCGGCGCTGTGGCGATCGAAGTGGCCATCATCCACAATTTCACGGGACACTACTTCATCACCTGGAAAGACCGCACCAAGCGCTCTCCCGGCAATTATTTCAACTTGCTGCTGCGCTACAACATCGTGACCGCGTCCATAGATTTTGTGGTAAACCTGGGCATCTTGTGGCTGCTGAACCACTTTCTGGGCGTCCACTACATGGCCGCGAGCGTGGCGGGACAGATCCTGGGACCGCTCTTCAAGCTGCTGGCAAACGAATATCTGGTATTCCCCAAACGAAAGCAAAAACAGACCTCCGTGCCTGCTGACAAGGAGATCAGGGAGAAAGCATGAACGAGACAAACGCGGAAAGGGTGATCGACACCCTCACCGGACCCTGGGAAAGAAAGATCTTGCGCAAGCTGGCTGCAGCCCTGCCGGAGAAGGTGGTTCCGGACCATCTCACGGCACTGGCATTTCTGGCCACGCTGCTCAGCGCGGCGGCCTATCTGCTGAGCGCGCACTCGCGCTGGTGGCTGTTTCTGGCCAGTTTCGGCTTCGTGCTGAACTGGTTTGGCGACAGCCTGGACGGCACCCTGGCCCGGGTGAGGCATATCGAGCGAGAGCGCTATGGCTACTTTGTGGACCATATGGCCGACGCCCTGACCACGGTGATAGTCTGCCTGGCTTTTGGCATGTCGCCCCTCATGCGGTTCGACATCGCGATGATGCTGGCCATCGGCTATCTGCTGATGAATGTCTTTGTGCACGTATCCGCCTACACTCACGGGGAGTTCCGCATCTCCTACATGAAGTTCGGACCCACCGAGATCAGGCTGGCCATCATCCTCTTCAACACGGTCATGGTTTTCTGGGACGGCCGGGTGATGCGATACCGGGGCGATGATCTGACCATCATGGATTTGGGCGGCCTGTTCTTCAGCCTTGTGTTTCTGATCATATTCGTGGTGAACACCATCAGAACTGCGCGTAAACTGGACAAACTTGACCGGGCGAAAAAGCCGGGCGCGGGCAACGAGGAATGAATCCGGCCAACCGCAGATGTTGGGGCGACAGAGATGCTTACCCACCGCAAAGTCCTTCCAGTCACGCCCTGAGCGCTCGCTTCCATCCCCCTCCCACGTTCCCCGCCTGATCATCGCATCAAACGCGGCTATCATGCGGGAGGCGCGTCCGGGCCCCGGGAAATGGCCTTAATGGCCAAAGGGGCATCGTTTCGGTCCTCTGCGGGGTCCCCGGCCACTTCACCCTCATGCCAACGCATTCCGCTTCTGGGATCTACTTACCCGATTTGCAAAAGATCCCTAAAAAAGGCAGTTGGCCCCGTTTTCGTCTTGTTCAGTTCTGGTTCAATGAACAGGGGATCGGCGCCGGAGGGCGGAGATCAGCTCTGAAAGGGGCTCCAGCGGATAGGTGAGTTGTTCTCCGCTGCTGAGGTCTTTGAGGATGGCGCTTTTCCTGGCCAGTTCGGTCTCGCCGATGATCAGGGCGTGGCGGGCCTGGCTGTTGTCGGCGGCCTTGAGCTGGGCTTTGAAGGAATTCTTGTCGGGATCGTATTCGGCGTAAACACCCGCCTTGCGCAAATCGTTCAGGTAGGGCAGGATGAATTCCTGGGCCGCGGTTCCCATCGGGATCACAAAAACATCCGGGACAGGCGCCTGGCCAAGGGACACTTTTTCCTCTTCCAGGGCCAGCAGGAGTCGTTCGAAGCCTCCGGCGAAACCGATGGCGGGAATGCTCTTGCCGCCGATCTGTTCCAGCAAGCCGTTGTAGCGTCCGCCTCCGGCCAGGGAATTCTGCGCGCCGAGGCCTTCCGACACGATCTCGAAAGCCGTATTGGTGTAATAATCCAGCCCACGCACGATGCGGGGATTGATGGTGAAAGGCACCTGCATCAGT
Coding sequences within it:
- a CDS encoding phosphomannomutase/phosphoglucomutase, giving the protein MIEPQVFRQYDIRGIVDEELNEESYYLIGKGFGSYLRQQGLKTIALGGDARLTTPKMMQAFVKGALETGCDITDIGIVATPVLYYAIWKLKTDAGAMVTASHNPSQYNGCKLNLGLGSVYAEELQKVLKIIQAGDFASGAGRYAKDDSVNADYIDYITANIHLERPVKVAIDGGNGMGGPYLPEILSRLGCELIEMYCEPDGTFPNHHPDPTVAKNMVDLARAVVEAEYELGIGLDGDADRIGVVDEKGKMLFGDQILNILARDYLKTNQGKTIIADVKCSKNLYDDIRKHGGVPMMYKTGHANIKMKMKEIGVDFAGEMSGHVFLGDRYLGFDDAIYVSCRLIEIVSQTDAPVSTYLADQPKMYNTPELHLKCADERKFEVVARVCEEFKAEGYDVNDIDGARITFSDGWGLVRASNTTPVLVTRFEAESEARMHEIQALIEGKINKYL
- a CDS encoding DUF1232 domain-containing protein; protein product: MNDEIFAGQDVSDAEREELDERIVDLDDDKLKFYEKLRKKARDWTNEKTGKAGNKLAEYLFLLPDFFILVSRVALDKRVPTKRKLMLGGIVAYVMLPLDIIPDFIPILGSVDDLVLVVMGLNMLLNEVDQKVLEDNWSGEGDVLHLMQKITATAEKFLDQKVLARIKKWLKIK
- a CDS encoding CDP-alcohol phosphatidyltransferase family protein, whose translation is MNETNAERVIDTLTGPWERKILRKLAAALPEKVVPDHLTALAFLATLLSAAAYLLSAHSRWWLFLASFGFVLNWFGDSLDGTLARVRHIERERYGYFVDHMADALTTVIVCLAFGMSPLMRFDIAMMLAIGYLLMNVFVHVSAYTHGEFRISYMKFGPTEIRLAIILFNTVMVFWDGRVMRYRGDDLTIMDLGGLFFSLVFLIIFVVNTIRTARKLDKLDRAKKPGAGNEE
- a CDS encoding GtrA family protein, with amino-acid sequence MKTAKFRARLKKINLRKLISFHLIAWLGTLVNLAVLWLTHGVLKMPLLIAGAVAIEVAIIHNFTGHYFITWKDRTKRSPGNYFNLLLRYNIVTASIDFVVNLGILWLLNHFLGVHYMAASVAGQILGPLFKLLANEYLVFPKRKQKQTSVPADKEIREKA